The nucleotide window ttcagtgacACGGTGGCGAGCACGGTGGCAGTGATAGGTGCAGGACAGGCAATCAAACAGTGCATGTGTTTTCGGTTCAAGAGGGAGTGATAAAATGAGCCACGACGTGATACATTAAGGAAGCAATTAAACCGATGGCAGCGGCGTGACTCCAACATGCCACGTTCTTGAACTTTCAAACTATTTACCGAATTAATTATTAATGACACAGTTGAGTGTTGTTGATTTAGCAGCTACAGATGATTtggaggaaagagacagaggacaggTGCAGGTCCAGcacaggtggaggtggagggagaggaacGGGATGATagccacagagacaaacacaagaGGCCTTATTTGGACtaaatatgatgttttttaaaacatttattagtTGAAAAAGTACTTTTTGAGTGAAAGAACAGAAATGTGGTTAATGAATTGTAAATTATCTTGAGCATCATTCTCACTCACCAAGGCTTTGGTCATTTGTAGCCCTTTCCATGGTTGTAATAGTGCTATGTATTGTTAAGTACAAACAAATATTAATTGTATTCTGTTAAGTTATCCAAAGGTTAAGGTATTGTAATGTAGTTACTACTGATAAATTACAGGATCACCTCTGGggatactatttttttttaaaaagtgagaaACTCAGATGACCTTTTAAATAGTGGCAGCTGTTTTATCTTTGTAAAATGTGTCCCCGCAGAAAATTTGTTGGCATGCAAACAcagtttttgactttttttcttaactgaGAATGATCAGAATACATTACCGTCTTTAGCGAAACCCTTGGATCACATCACTAATTACAACTTTGATGAGGTAACTAGTAATTATAATGGAGCCCATTTTAAAATAGCCTATCCAACCCTGACTCTTTCATTAAGAGAGATAGTGGGCTCTGAGGCCGCTCCCTAATGAAttgaaaagcatgaaaagattatcatctacagagagagagagagtgcaaagTCAACATCAGTAGCCCAAATTACAGAGAAGCAAATAATAGAATATGTGCAGGATGTTATCGAGGTAACTCAGAAATTTGGCTTTAATCACAGGGGTGATCAGACTGATTACATCTATCCTTCCTCAGACCGTGAAAATTGCTTGGAACTCGTTCTATCACTGAGCAGATATCGTCTACCTGTGAGATCACATAATGACTGCACCGGGGAAAGTTGAAAAAACGAAGTTAACTGTTGCAGTTTCAAAAGTATCTGCAAATAAAGTTGCCGATGTATTCATCTCATTATCCAACAAATTACAGCAAGGGTAGGAAATGATGCAGGAATGTTCAAGTTTTGAATAGAAACAGTGCAGAACATTATGGACCTTTGATACTACGATTTGTAACTGAATTTGTCAGTGAAATGCCGATAAAAAAAAGCTGCTCCGTGGATCCACCCATGCTTTTTCTCTATTCTCTTACACCTAATCAGGGATGTGAAGGGGCTGGAGgttatcccagcatgcacaggGTGGAGgacagggaaacacacacacacacacacacacacacacacacacacacacacacacacacacacatctttgcaTGTATTGGCAATTTAGAGTTTCCAGTTCACTTAGcatgcatgtctttggactgagGAAAGAAACTGGAGCACCAGGCAGAAACCCACAAACACTGGGAGAACATCCACACCGAAAGGACTGGGATTCAATCCCACACTGGGAAATGCAGTGGTGATTAAAATGTATTGCATTACCTGTATTGCATCAGAGAAAGCCATATTTGTTGTCTTGGCCGTTGTCACATTTTGCTTGTAGAGTTTCCTTTGCAGTGCTACATGGCTGAATCTGTTGGAGCTCGCTGCTGAAGATAGACGACAAACTCGCTTCTCTCTGCATGAAGAACAATTACTCAGAAATTACCCCAGGGATCAGACTCTGGGCCAAACTCTGAAGCCCACACTGAGAAGCTCTGTCAGCCAGCAGACCGTTTTGCTCATGTTTTCAACACATGCAGTTTGGAGACGTCACACTTACGTTGCTGAAAACGGCTTGGAACTGGTGAACAGAAGATTATCTGCATGTAAAAACTGAACACGCTGCTCTCCTCTTGCCTCTGCATCTGATGACTGACGCCCACCCAATCTCACTGGCTTggatgggaattaacaggaatataAGGGAACTAATGGGAATTATtaggaattaatgggaataaactggaaattaCAGACCTCATCCAGTCAAGCAGGTTTTGGTGATATTATTAGGGTAAATATATTTGAGTTATGGTATTAAAGTTGaactaatgaaaaacaaaaattaaagaataaaacaatcaATGAAAGAATTGATTTAAGTTCCACCCACAAGTAAATTAGtcattttttcaatttgtattattttccaCACGTTTGCTtatgacaaaatgaaatgtttatatttacagtatgtTTGTATATGATTGTATATGATACCATTTGTACAAATTACCCTGAATTTCCAgttaattcctgttaattcccatgaTAAGATTCCAACTTGAAATatttcccatggaaagtttttGGAAAGTCATCCAGGActtttccacccctttgcagcCGTGCTCAGAGACACTTTTTGGTTTTCTTGAATTTGTCAGCAGATATAAAAGACACCCCTGGGCTCTGACAGtctgtgcagttttatttgagGAGAGAAGTGAATTGCTGTGCCACTTGTTGACCATCGAGGAACTCTCTAAAATGTCTCAGCTGCAATCAAATAACTTTAGCAAAGTGACTAAAGTAAACTAAAGctgagatttattttattttttattttatttaatttattggtttatttaatagAGACAATGCATATTCATGAACATTAGTGTGAGAGATACACCCATGTAAATATGCCTGCATATGCATCTGTAGTCCCTAGGCAGGTGACATAAAGACCAACATAGAGACAAAGacatcaaacagaacaaaacagacaaaaaaaaaaaaagagagagagagacacaggatgATGACAAGGACATTATTCACATCTAGCTGCATTCAATTTGGATGATGAAATTTGTGGTAGTTAATAGTGAGTACATCTCTGGTTGTCTACTAGCCACTGTTTTAAGTGAGTTTTAAAGGTGTTGTATGTAGGACACTCTCTTAGTGGGAGGGCCAAACTATTCCAGAGTTTACTTCCTATTAGTGACAGTACGTTTTGTCCAAAAGTACGTCTAAgatttgtttttacactgaCAAATCAGTAGGATGACGCTGCTGACACACCGTTTTGCAATCCATTCTCACTCGTGATTTTACATCTGAGTTCAGCTGCATCACTGCTGAAAGCAAATCCAAACTCTCCAGGATCATTAACCAGGACATCAACACACAGCTGTCCTCAGGATGACACACAGTCCCAACACACGacttcacgcacacacacacacacacacacacacacacacacacacacacatcacggCTGTAGTAACATTTACATTCCGTCACTAAAAGTGGATAATCACATATTGTTAATGAGCAATACTTGACTCAAATTTTGCAGGAGAGCTAATGTTTCacgtcattttttaaaattttattttcatacacagtttttactgctgttttgtgtttttttttttatcagtttttgtCAATTTTATATCCATGCAATAGACCATCAAGTTTTCTGAATGCCAATGGTGTTTTGCTAACCAGTATATGAAATATTATTCTTCATAGGccaccatattttttttttattattattatttgaccGTGCATGTGGTGCATGCATGCTTAATGCAAATCTTAagtcaaatttcaaatttatttgtgtgcatgtgtgcctgtttgtgcgTTTGCATCTAACTGCAGGCATAGAGGCAAATATCGGTGAATATCTATAAATGAAAGATATTAATTGGTATGGGGCAGTGATGAactttggtttcttttttaatttaaaggcTGTTGTGGGTTTTTCCTATGAGGCAATATGGATGGTACCAGTTTAGatctttaattatttattttatattaatattttctttACTTATTGACCATATTTAGCAGCAAATGCTCCTTTTCACTACTTGttggtattgttgttgttgttgttgttgttgttgttgttgttgtgaagaagaagaagaagaagaagaagaagaagaagaagaagaagaggaggaggaggaggaagtgacgTACAGGTTGTAGGCGGGACTACCGCGCTACAACGCTCACGTCCACCAATAGCGTGCCATCTtggtaaaatatgaaaatggcGGCTCTCTGTAGTGAGTTTGGGGACTTGCTGCAAATCAAAAAACAACTGATTTCGGTGATATCGCTCTGTAAAGAAAGAGGACTTGTACACAGCGTGAAATGGTAAGACAGTCGGTGACTAACAGGATGGTcaccgtgtgtgtttgtgttttttgcggTGCGGAAGTGGAGGCTTTACCATCACAGCTGTCAGTTGCCTGTTAGCTCCGTTAGCAATGCAGCGGAATACAATTCAGTGATAACTCTCCTCTAAAACAgctataaaacacatttttaaagtaTAATCACTACAGAAGCTATAATATTCTCTAGAAGACGCTGGACAAGCATCAAAGCATTTACATGACATCACATCTGATAGAAATGTCGTTTTATTTGGGTTAGAAAACAGTAATTTATCCCCAAAGAGCCAGACTAACGTCACGTAGCTGggattattatatattttttttttttacctagcTAACCTTAAAGTTATAAAGATGCGAGGTGTAGGGTGTAGATGATCTACACACATAAAATCCCTGCATCCCTTTGCCATTATTAGGCCAAGTGTAAAGAGGAAACTATTTGAAAGAGCCAGACACAGGTCAGGTGTGGTGTCCAGCTCATTTTCAGACAATTTAGGAGTGAACCTTGAACTTTCAGGTTAAAAATCTtgtatagttttctttttttcagaatacagGAGGCATTCTCTTCTCATGAACACTGAAGTATTgtagaaaaatgtgttttcttgtgctGGAATTATCATGAATTGCCTTTTAAATTGTTTGATTAACACAATTCCCCCCTTTCCACACCGGCATAATTGCACTATTCCTAAATTCTCCTGTGGATTATCAATTGCATACTGCTAGCAGGTGTGTTTTTAGGACGGGATGGGTTTTATGCAAGAGGAAAATGTGGTGTTTGGACTTTTATTCCTCAATTCACACCAGAAAGTATCCTACTTTTGTCCaacagtgtgcctgtgtgtactaaatcaataatttatttccCTTCTAGTTGAATTAGTGATGCCTAGTTTGGGATTCATTTTTTTGACAGAGGGTAAAAACCCCAGAACTGCAaattggttattattattattattattattattattattatcatcatcatcatctttctccTATTCTTTCTCTTATTTGTTGTGACATGAATTTCTGTGTTATCTGTATTATAGaccactgctgttgtttttgtctttatttttattttattttttacataggGGAGGTATTTTTATAAGCCTCTTTCGGCTTCTACCTCTCCTGCACAGTGTTTAAATtgattattttcagtgtttttatgtaactcatataatgtgcaaataaactaaactaaactcttCCTACTTCTGGGTGGATTTgctaaaaaataacatttaaatacCAACACAGCTCATGCTTAATGAAGTTAAGAGTATGTCCTGAAACTCTCTTGCCTGGAAATCTGGGCAGTTTCACGGTTACCACTAGAAAGTTACAGTGTAGTTCATGCTGTGGCCGTGTTTGACAAATGCCTCTTGTGTTCACATTTTAGGGCGTCAGAGTTGGCATTCGCCCTGGACCCTCTTCCAAAGGACGAATTACCACCGCCTCCTCCCTTTACCGAGGTCTGCACAAACCGAAGGCAGACGCTGTTTTACTGCCTGTGGTTTTCATtattgtatcattttttttatttataccaGGGTTGTGCAAATCGACCATTACCATCACAATTCCTGGGGAGGAAATGTTgtactgccccctgctggcggTTTTCCAGAAAAGAGGACTGGCTGTGATTAGGTGTACACTGGAGcataaacatttagaaaaatcgTTTGTTAATTTCAGACTGTGGGTGGCATTAAATGGTGATGATATTTATACGTGTGTTACCGCCGTACAGTAAGGCTTTATTGGAAAGTGTTCATGTACGTGGCTGTTGTTGGAGGCTaatcagctggtgtgtgtgtgatcgcgAGATCTTTAGCTACAGCTGTGGCCTGGTGCTTCTACATGAACTGACTAATGACCGTTTCTCTCTACTCCCGAAAAGcacctcactttttctcacGGTGTATAGCAAGACCGGCTTTCAAGATGAAGCTTACACAATATTGGCCGGAAACAATAATGGTTTATTGGACATAATGGTAAAAAATAGTGAGACAACACTAGTGGTCAACAAGATTCTTCTCAGCCCCAACAGGAGGGGAAGTTGTTTTTCCCCCTGCTAGTTTAATTGAAATTTGCAAATTGAAACAGTTTATGTAGATTAAACAGCAGAAGCTTGTTTCATATAAACAACATGGTCCACCAGTTAAAAAGAAATATTATCTTATTTGTGGGCtgctaaaattattttttacaacatGTGTGGCCAAGAACTCAAGCATGGATTTTAGTTTGGGAGCTCATTACTTTGATATTTGTGCGTTGAAACGGTCCatgaatttgattatttttgcaatctagtttttatttgtcaatGAATAgaacaatatttatttttttcagtaatgacGGTGACTAGTTTTTGTCTAAATTGCAGCACACAGTAATGTACAGACTCAGGACAGGCGCTGTAGGTCGAGCTAAGATTGTCAGTCTTTATCCACGTAGGGTTGAATCGAGATCAGCTGGACTATTTGTAGATAAAAAGATCCACAAATAGTCTAGTTGATCTCGATTCAGCCCTACGTGGATAAACATGACCTGGATGACAGAGAACATTCTCTGTCTTGTTTATGCCTCTTattcctctgtctgtcccacATACAGGAAGATGCCCAAGACCTGGATGCACTTGCACTGGCCAAGTCGTACTTTGACCTGAAAGAGTACGACCGCGCCGCCTACTTTCTGAGAGGCTGTCGCAGTCACAAGGCCTATTTCCTCTACATGTACTCCCGCTACCTGGTAAGACACACATCTTGTGTTTTGGCAGTttcttgattttcatttttacaatagGAATGCTCTCCTTTTTTTATAATACCTGTAAACTGTATTCAGAGAATCTCACAGTGACTGACagtgtcccttttttttttttgtcttcagtctggagagaaaaagaaggatgATGAGACTGTGGACAGCCTGGGTGAGGAGATATCATTCTGGATTAGTCAGACTAATcataaaaatcatttgtttacCTCTTAGCACAGAGTTCTCATTGTGTCTCTGTGCTCTTTGTGGCTCCAGGTCCTCTGGAGAAGGGCCAGGTGCGCAACGAAGCCTTACGAGAGCTAAGAGTGGAGCTGAGTAAGAAGCACAGCGCAGGAGAGCTGGACGGGTTCACCCTGTACCTGTAAGAGCCTTCCTCAGGGCCGTTCACATTCTTCTCTCTAGTGTATCGATTTGtacttttcaaaaaacttgcaCACACTGTTCTGATCGTCCCTGATGGGTGTTTCTTGAGTATGATATTTCATTTGGCAGAAAGCTGTCTCTTTTCAACATGCTTCAGAAAAGCTCAAGAACAGTCTGACTCCAACATCAGTCACCTTTGGGGAACCAGTGTCCTCACAGTGATACACAATACCCCCCCTCAGTTTGGATGATAATAATTGAAAACAGGCAGAATTGCATATTAAAGAGCTAGCTCCGGgacaaatgttgaaatgtcattaCTGTACTTGGATCTAATTGTCCTTGTTTGTAATTGTGTTGTAAGCATGATTTGAGCTGTTTTTGCCAAGGATTCTTCATGAGGGACAGTGATGCTCAATAGAGCTCTCCTCTCTTCTAGAAATTTCTATAGAGGCGTTGGAGCTACATAATGTAGAAATTTGACCAGAagtgaaatatgatttttaattACTGGTATAAGGTTGTGTGCTTTTATGTGCCTTGTGGGATGTGTTGATGAAGGCAAAATTGTGTGAGGAGATGGGGATAAGAGATGAACACTGTTGATATATTCGTGTCTTTGTTcgcttgcttgtgtgtgtgtgtgtgtgtgtgtgtctgtgtgtgtgtgtgtgtgaggaaacagGTATGGGGTGGTGCTCCGAAAGCTGGATCTGCTGAAGGAggcagtggatgtgtttgtggaGGCAACGCACGCTCTGCCTCTACACTGGGGAGCGTGGCTCGAGCTCTGTAACCTCATCACCAACATAGAAATGGTAAATATCTTCATGTGTATCCATACAGCAAGTGGTAGACAGCAGTGTGTCGCTAATCCAgccattttatgaaaaaacctaggacaaattgcaagagaagcaaactcaactgattttgtatcctcagtttgtcctgagtgagggaaaaaaagtcccaagaaatcccattggtggaaagttttgaaaatcacctatttatgaccatataataccaaccttttaattcactgttatatagtaacctttttaattcaaggttactatatatatatagtaaccttttaattcactgtttaaatgtctcttctggcatttattccttatatttcttattagcgcatatcaaatcagataatgtgtgatatgcatgtgtaaacagaataattcaaagaacttgtaattgactttttttttatctttgtgtgtgtaatcaacttgtgaatttttatagtgatatctgaaagtaaaattttgaacccctttcccctgtgtgttaaaaacagtgttttttgataatatgtggtcataaataggtgattttcaaaactttccaccagtgggattccttgggactttttttccctcactcaggacaaactgaggatacaaaatcagttcagtttgcttctcttgcaatttgtcctaggttgaccccaattttggcctaaaattactgggcTACACTGGACTAAAGCCCAAACCATTACACCCCATAACCcaaccagtttttttttattctcacatCCACTTGGTGCATAGAAACTGAGAGTGAATGGTTTGATTTAATGGACCCTGGTGTTTTGGCTCTCCTCCCCAGCTGAAGTCGCTGTCCCTGCCAGACTGCTGGATCAGAGACTTTTTCATGGCCCACATGTACACAGAGCTGCAGATGATCAAAGAGGCGCTGCAGAAATACCAGAGTCTCATCGAGGCAGGCTTCTCCAAGAGCACCTACATCATCTCACAGATCGCCGTGGCCTACCACAACATCAGAGGTTTAACGTCTCCCCTCGACTGGATTTGAAATCTGCCTGTTAAGCCCGTATGAAGACTCTTAACAGTGCCATGTCACtacttacattacattttttttcccctattcaTTTCAGATATTGATCAAGCTCTGGCTCTGTTCAATGAGTTAAGGGACCAGGATCCTTACCGCATTGAGAACATGGACACATTCTCCAACTTGCTCTATGTTAAAGTGAGTCAAATTGGTTGCCATCAGGAAATTCTACGCTCACTCGGCCccttccacagggaggtcagaggtcagcaacAGGGCCGAAACCCTGGATGTTAAAGGGATGCGCTATTTTTCTCAAATacacttaaataaatgaataagtatcTGTTTTTTCCTACTTATCCtcagtgcagtctatccatgcAGATAGgttgtgtgtgatttggcaaggtttccagtctgctgctgtctgtgttgtttttttttggaaaagagctgtctttgttgatttgtttacatgctttgagctccacaaacccACATAGCCCCACTGTGTTAGGGtgccaggagacagggaagatcacaagtgactggaaaccttgccaaatcacacagacactATGTGGATGggatagactgcactagggGGTAAAAATACCCTTTCTTCTACTTTGGGTAAACTATCCTTTTTAAGTAGGGCAGATGTTGGTCAACACAGGGATTCACTGTATGACCACAAAGTCTGAATTTTAGCCTGATCCATTGTTTATATCAGGAGTGCTCTTGGATCTTAGTTTGTACACATAGGTGTCTTTGTCTTACCTATGAAGCaagttgaaatatttaaagaagCGTGGGTTCAGATGTGCCCTGACTGTGCCATCTGCACTTCCACAGAGCATGAAGCCAGAGCTGAGCTACTTGGCCCACAACCTGGTGGAGATAGACAAGTACAGAGTGGAGACCTGCTGTGTGATTGGTAGGTGTCGAGCCAGCGGATTTAACACCGTGttccacaaacaaacatctcCACAACTTCCCAACACGTTTTGGATGTATATTCAGATGTGTGGCTACTTAGTCCTCTCTCGTACATAGGGACACATTCTTAAAACACCTCTTCACAATCTAGCATCGTGTTTATATTGATTTCACTGCACTATTTGGTTTTAGTTTCCCATCATGTAAAGTACAAATAAAGATTATGAATGCAGCACTAGTGTGTAGGAAATTAACAAATCTATTTTCTGCACTTGATGGTATGCTTTAAGTGCTCCTCTGTCTTATTGAAAGGTAACTACTACAGCTTACGCTCCCAGCATGAGAAGGCAGCTCTGTATTTCCAGCGGGCGCTCAAACTGAACCCTCGCTGTCTTGGCGCCTGGACTCTCATGGGCCATGAATACATGGAGATGAAGAACACCTCGGCTGCCATCCAGGCCTACAGGTCAGACTACGAACTTCAGAGATTAGAAGGTCTTCATGCTGGACTGATAACTTGCTCAAGGGCATGGATGGAAATGTTCATCCACATTATCTGCCTGGATTGTTTAACTCTTGCTTTTCTGCTGCTTTCCTCCTATCAGACATGCTGTTGAAGTGAACAAGAGAGACTATCGTGCCTGGTACGGCCTCGGTCAGACGTATGAGATCCTCAAGATGCCCTTTTACTGCCTGTACTACTATCGAAAGGCTCATCAGCTCAGGTATTGATTGGGATTACAAAATAAGGATTTGTATAATTGGGCTTTTATGATGAATTATTCAGAAgataaatgacatt belongs to Myripristis murdjan chromosome 14, fMyrMur1.1, whole genome shotgun sequence and includes:
- the cdc23 gene encoding cell division cycle protein 23 homolog, which encodes MKMAALCSEFGDLLQIKKQLISVISLCKERGLVHSVKWASELAFALDPLPKDELPPPPPFTEEDAQDLDALALAKSYFDLKEYDRAAYFLRGCRSHKAYFLYMYSRYLSGEKKKDDETVDSLGPLEKGQVRNEALRELRVELSKKHSAGELDGFTLYLYGVVLRKLDLLKEAVDVFVEATHALPLHWGAWLELCNLITNIEMLKSLSLPDCWIRDFFMAHMYTELQMIKEALQKYQSLIEAGFSKSTYIISQIAVAYHNIRDIDQALALFNELRDQDPYRIENMDTFSNLLYVKSMKPELSYLAHNLVEIDKYRVETCCVIGNYYSLRSQHEKAALYFQRALKLNPRCLGAWTLMGHEYMEMKNTSAAIQAYRHAVEVNKRDYRAWYGLGQTYEILKMPFYCLYYYRKAHQLRPNDSRMLVALGESYEKLSQHVEAKKCYWRAYSVGDVEKMALLKLAKLHEQLNESDDAAQCYIIYIQDIFSCGEQLEHAEVSTALRYLGQYYFKNKLYDEASLCAQRCCDYNDAREEGKALLRQISQVRDQAETPSAELFAPLSNNNTPVRRVSPLNLSSFTP